Proteins found in one Salvia splendens isolate huo1 chromosome 10, SspV2, whole genome shotgun sequence genomic segment:
- the LOC121753109 gene encoding protein NOI4-like, which translates to MSEKGRPLPKFGDWDVNDPTSAEGFTVIFNKARDEKKTGGKPDSPSKVDTNTNYGGAEPIKPQGKKWFCCMQSPSAES; encoded by the exons ATGTCG GAGAAGGGTCGCCCATTGCCAAAGTTTGGTGACTGGGATGTTAATGATCCTACTTCAGCTGAGGGGTTTACTGTAATATTTAACAAGGCCCGTGATGAGAAAAAGACAGGTGGGAAACCTGATTCTCCTTCAAAGGTGGATACAAATACTAATTATGGAGGAGCAGAACCTATAAAACCTCAGGGT AAAAAATGGTTTTGCTGCATGCAGAGCCCAAGTGCAGAATCTTGA